The window tttattattcCATAATTagagtgaatatatatatatatatatatatatatatatatatatatatatatatatatatatatatatatatatatatatatatatatatatatatatatatatatatatatatatatatatatatatatatatatatatatatatatatatatatatataaaaggtgcATAAAACATTACaatctcaattttattattCCATAATTAGAATGAAACGTCCAAATAATAAACAATCCATTCCAATTCATGACTTCAACTATTATTAGTTAatcaaatgagaaaaaaaatcaaattaatacaACTTAAATAAATACACAACTTCCTTGGAGCTcggattttttttttgcataaaaCTCAAACCATTCcttcatatatattttcaacaattaaatcacttaattaaaatattaaaaactcttactttatttttataaaaaaatactttacaATAATTCATTCTTTacaaactcaaataatttatttttcattaaacaaaGTTTTTGGTAAATTTCCACTACAACCATAAAATAACCAATattaaacaagctctaagtAATTAAGTTGAGGTTCTCAAATGAAGATTAACTTGGATTTGAAAATACTTACTCACAATTTTTTTAGCTAGCCTAATATTTTGATGGTATAATATTTCATAGGTTTGTATGATCTTTATTGCTCGTTTGATGTAGGTATTTTGAGAGTTTTTTTGGGATTTTACtcagttttttaataaatattatcttaCATCATTATCATTCTAATCACCAAATCACTATTTccatcaacaaaaatattaaaatacccttattttatcttttaaaaaattaaatttaaatataaaaatacattataataaacaaattacaaacTCAACTAACCtacttttttatcaaacaagattttttttaacaaaatcccaaaaaatcCTCAAAAACCCATGTGTGGAACAAGCCCTAAGAGAATGAGTTGTCTACTTAGATTTGTGAATATTCATCTAGACAATTAATCTCACTAGGGAGAATAAGATTTCAAATCAGTTCCAAACAAGACCTAAATAGGTTCTCATTCGAGCCATAGAAAAAGATCGACCATAGAAAAATGGAAGACAAAAATGCTATAAAATTAGGCCTTGTCTAGGGAAGTGACTTTCACATGTGATGTCCAATCttcctactttttttttttattactccaTGTTTTGATGTAAggaagtataaaaatatttgacataATTTAGTtcaataaaagttaaattatgAGAGATTATAAGTTAACTTATGTACAATACAAATAAAGTTATTAACATTAATTAGGCATGTAAGCATCAAAATCAACACAAATCGTGATATTCTTAGTTGCTTGagttagttatgtttaattgtGCTAAAAATTCATGTTTAATTATGCGCTCAAAATTCATCCCATACAAATCTTATGCATCTCCTTCCTCATTctttttaaagaattatatcatttcataatattttatttttcaaaattattaaattttgacgAAAACAATCAATTAACATCTCTTTTATTACATGTTATTGAATATGTTATCATAAATTAACAATCAAATCAGAGAAAAActtaaatagattaaaaaaacatCTAACCACACATGAAGGACTTAAACCTAAAGGTCAATTCTCTAGTGGAACTAGGTCTACCCAGATTTATATCTTGAACCCTAGGTCTAGCACTTAGATCTCttcttattataattaactTCACTATTCATTTGACATAACTCCCTTCCATCTAACTTGAACTTTCAACTAGTTTCTCAACctttcattgattttttttagtattattaattgatcatcaataaaaaaatatttggtgggaaaaacgacttagcgtaaTTTCATgaaaaatttcttaaaaacggaaaaaaacccacgagtttaagagatcattctagacaagcctataatgattttgaagtcgtaacattctaaataaaagctaaaaagttaaaaacgtaaatgaattatttggttacaatgcttttaattctaatgagttcaaaaaacggtaaatttcaattcttgtaaatattctagttctgctccgtgcACGTTCCCGCTATTACGCTGCAATTTCATATGCATCAAACTAGGCTagaacattattattatttatattttattcacatGAGAATGAAAAATACTAAAAGTTAAACTTAATGCATGACAATGACCGAAGTGTAAAAGCTAGCTTCTTTCCCCTTCAGATCCCACTTCTTCATTATCCTTAAACCCAAGtttaaactctaaaccctaactAGCTAGAACTAATtcatagagagagagaaagagatctAGTTGAGTTGagaaagaagaaggaagaagaagatgatgagagGAGGGAGTTCGACAGCAAGATGCCAAGAATGTGGAAATCAGTCTAAGAAAGACTGTGGATATATGAGATGTAGAACTTGCTGCAAAAGCAGAGGGTTTCAATGTGCAACCCATGTGAAAAGCACGTGGATCCCTCTCTCTCTACGCCGTCCAAGACAACAACAATTCTTTCAGCATTCTCAACTTCACAATGATGATCATCAACTTCAAACCCAATCCACAATTCCTAACCCTAAAAGAACCAAACCCTTCAATCTCACTTCTAATACTTCTTCATCAGGTAACCTCGATCTTCTTCTTGATTAGTGGTGATtggtgttttgtttttttttaagattatgaTTCGTTAAGCATTTTGAtcttttgtttttatgttttaagttgattgatgttatatttcaattaaacttGTGATATTTGGAAAAAGTTTAAAACTTTCTTCAATCTCCCCCCTCCCTCTCTAGATGCAGAGAGATCAGATCCCCATTCCCCACGTACTAAAATACAATGTGGGAGGATTAGGTGGAATAGTTCTGGGTTTTTTTTAACGGTAATGATCTGAAATACACGTGTTTGATTCACAGGTTAAATCCATTTATTTACTTGTCTGTTTGTTTTCGTTTATGTTTCAATAATGATTACTACTTACTATTCAAAGGAATTTCTTATTCGGATGATAACTCTATTCAtgtctttcatcattttctctttttccCCTTTGTTCCAAGCTGATGAAAAGGGAAAATCCTAACTGTATACAGCTTACAATTctcatgttaattaattaactctcTCATGTGTTCTTGAATCATTCTTAGAGTAACCAATAATTGAGAGATCTTTTCATTGTTCTAATTTTTTTGTGAATAAAATGATTGGATGAgaatattattctataattagtaggttataattgtttttatctcATTGCTAAATTAGTacccagaaaaccctagatttTAAGTTGGGTAATTGGATTTTTTggtgattgtttttttttttaataattttgttatattaacTTCATATCTTAAGGGTCCCTTTCTTTACAAAAGAAAAGACAGAAAGTGAAAGCCCTTGTTagctaattaattgaaataagaGGAAATAAGAGGTTGGGCaagatatttaatataattaataatcaatcttaataaccattattttaaatgattgtaTATTGTTTACTTAGTGGGTTGGGTTTTTACAAGTAAAGAAGATTAGGTCGAAACAAACTCTACTTAAGTTTCACTATTATTGTTTGAGTAGTGAATATTTAGCATAATTATGAATCATCCTTGTTGTATATTTAGATCTCATTTTATGGGATATCACATATATATGCTCTATGTTGtttcttcttgttttttttttattatttacttaattaatgtgttctaattaaaataatatagttctggtttacatatataaaaaaaaaaatcaatcagccattcttaatatattttttttcatgattttcattttctttcttcatcttggGTAATGCTTATCTTTGTTTGcatcaatagttttttttatttatttatttgagttttcttttgttgttttgtaACTTAATGCCATGGcctaatttgtatttaaatgtttttattgcaTCTTTACAATAATTGTATCTATCTTCAAATTGCATATCACATTGAAAGATTAAACCTTTCAAAGATATGAACACATATATGTACATATTAATGAGTGGATTATTTAAACTCTAGCTTATATAAGCATGAACAATAATAAACCCTAACTAACTTGTCATATATACAAATCAATGATCCTTTCACATTTgtgtttcattttttaaatatatataccttaattttatcaattcatGTTATTCAATAAACAGGGATGCAAAATGGGGATCAATTTCCAGCAGAAGCAACCATGAAGGCAACATTTAAATGTGTTAGAATGATGTCATCAACAGATGATGTTGTGAATCAATGTGCATATCAAACTTCTGTTAACATTGGAGGACATGTTTTCAAAGGTGTTCTTTATGATCAAGGGCCAGATAATGATCATCATCAAGATCAAGATCATGATCATCAACGTAATCAGACTGCTTGCTACAGTACTGTTGCTGATCCTTGGTAATATGTACATGAT is drawn from Impatiens glandulifera chromosome 3, dImpGla2.1, whole genome shotgun sequence and contains these coding sequences:
- the LOC124930358 gene encoding protein EXPRESSION OF TERPENOIDS 1-like — translated: MMRGGSSTARCQECGNQSKKDCGYMRCRTCCKSRGFQCATHVKSTWIPLSLRRPRQQQFFQHSQLHNDDHQLQTQSTIPNPKRTKPFNLTSNTSSSGMQNGDQFPAEATMKATFKCVRMMSSTDDVVNQCAYQTSVNIGGHVFKGVLYDQGPDNDHHQDQDHDHQRNQTACYSTVADPW